A DNA window from Aquarana catesbeiana isolate 2022-GZ linkage group LG01, ASM4218655v1, whole genome shotgun sequence contains the following coding sequences:
- the LOC141112722 gene encoding uncharacterized protein isoform X1 — protein sequence MEQVKICIMVDFAETVNFTLVDLMLIANGTLDIEGLLTHNISDPDERIGNMSSYNISNCIKGNSSVTESWLVSTHMNSSWMEERENEAPSIGDWMCLVGLRFNLDSPGDVPAPHMPHGWMVCYGLWCHTTIPYPLDRKTSGWCTLVEMIPFMGASPGDSPVEMIPAHGHLEFGRHKREVTTWWDKVFASMGGAGMYNALTKVDEFGELVDSWMNITSTDVGFINEELRKILFEQEIIKQRQERMMMVLTGLCDATGDKSLCCTYMNNLTKPSEDLKVPDYYDIIKGHQEERAKLQTQMRRVGDSWNPLSGIGGWFGSFWDSVMGFFKKAGMILIMIVLLGIATYATIKFLFYITSKVPDIAAKIKPDSELKETMAMFYIEPEEATAMFYTEQTWYSKH from the coding sequence atggaGCAGGTAAAGATTTGTATAATGGTAGATTTTGCAGAGACAGTGAATTTTACACTGGTGGATTTAATGCTCATAGCCAATGGGACATTAGATATAGAGGGACTTCTTACACACAACATATCAGACCCTGATGAGCGCATTGGAAATATGTCCTCCTACAATATTTCAAATTGTATAAAAGGGAATAGCTCGGTAACAGAATCATGGCTCGTCAGCACACATATGAATAGCTCATGGATGGAGGAGCGTGAGAatgaggcaccctccataggggaTTGGATGTGCCTAGTGGGGTTAAGGTTCAACCTAGATTCACCTGGGGATGTACCCGCCCCTCATATGCCCCACGGATGGATGGTGTGCTACGGTCTTTGGTGCCACACTACCATCCCATACCCCCTCGATAGAAAGACCTCAGGAtggtgcaccctggtagaaatgatCCCTTTCATGGGTGCTTCTCCCGGggactcccctgttgagatgataccagcccatggtcatttagagttcgggagacacaaaagagaggtcacaacctggtgggacaaggtatttGCTTCCATGGGTggggcaggcatgtacaatgcactaacaaaggtagatgagtttggggaactagtagattccTGGATGAATATAACATCAACCGATGTTGGCTTCatcaatgaggaattgaggaaaatcctgtttgaacaagaaataatcaagcagcgtcaagagaggatgatgatggtactgacagggctGTGTGACGCGACAGGGGATAAGAGCCtctgttgcacatatatgaacaatTTAACTAAACCTAGTGAAGATTTAAaggtaccagactattatgataTAATTAAAGGACACCAGGAGGAAAGAGCAAAACTGCAAACACAAATGAGGAGGGtgggagactcttggaacccactctcaggaattggggGATGGTTCGGATCATTTTGGGACAGTGTTATGGGAttctttaaaaaggcaggcatgatactgatcatgatagtactcctgggAATCGCCACTTATGCCACTATCAAATTCCTATTCTACATCACCAGTAAAGTTCCTGacattgcagcaaaaattaaaccggACTCTGAGCTTAAGGAAACCATGGCCATGTTCTACATTGAGCCTGAAGAAGCCACggctatgttctacacagaacaAACCTGGTACTCCAAGCATTAG